The genomic DNA ACTCCGTCTTTCATAGGTCTTACAGCCGTTATTATATCTTCTGGAGTTTTTCCTAACATTTCTTTTGCTTCATCACCAATAGCAACTATTTTTCCTGTTTTTTTCGATATAGCAACTACTGAAGGTTGATACAACACTATTCCTTTGCCTTTTTGATAGACGATAAAATTGGCAGTGCCAAGGTCTATGCCTAAATCATTTTTACCCATGAATTTCTCCCCTTTCTTCATACTTCTCAAATACATACAATCCAATTACAACTAATATTATACCTGAAATTAGCAATAGAGTAGGAATTCGTTTGAAAATTAAAGATTCGGACACAGCAGTAATTACAGGAATGATATAAACAGCGTTAGTTGTAGTTCTATCGCCAAGAATCTGAATAGATTTATTCCATAGAAAATAACCTATAGCGGAGCAAAAAATGCCAAGATATATTAAACCAAAAATCGAGTTAAAATTGAATTTTAGAATGGGTTTGAAATAAAAATATTCAAATGCTGAAAATGGTATTAAGGTTAATACTCCCCAAAAAGTAATTTCAAAAATAGCTGTTAATGAAGAATGATCATCTAGTTTTGTTATATGATGAGTATAAAAAACCCATGAAAAAGCTGCCAAGAATGCAATCAAATCACCTAAAGAATTTACTTTTAAAAATAATCTACCATTTAGTATAACTAATGCAACTCCAATCAAAGCAATTAAAGATGCGATATATTGGATAAATCTTGTTCTTCTTTTGTGTACTAGTTGTGTAAACAGAACATACCAAATAGGTGCTGTTGACACTATCATTGCTGCGTTTGTAGGGCTTGTAAGTTTTAAAGCAAAATTTTCAGCTGCAAAATAAATGGTGATTCCCCAAAAACCAGCCAGTATTTTGTGAATATTAAATAAGGAGATTTTTCTTTGTTTAGGTAAGAACCATAAAGTTAAAAGAGCGATTGAAAATCTAAATAGGGCAGCAGTTAATGGAGATATCTCGCCGACGACAAATTTTGTAGCGATAAATGAAAGTCCCCAAAGAACAGTAACTATCGCAAGAGGTATATATTTCATATCATTCCCCCAAAACATTTTTTAGAATATTTACAACTTCATTTATGTTGTTTGCTATTTTTACTTCGGTTAATTTTCTACTATCTAGGAACTTTCCATCTAATAGAACTTTTTGAAATCTGTCAGTCCAACCTCCAGTTCCTTTGAACAAGATCAAAGGTTTTTTGTTGGCATATGCTATGAGAATATCAATAGCGGTGCCAATTTCTCCGCCAATAGAAACTACTGCATCAGCACTTTTGATTAAAATAAAGGACCTCATTTGATAATCAAGTCCAGTTTTTATTTCGAGTGAATTGAATTTATTTCCGTTTTCGTCAAAAGGCAGAATTCCAATTATTTTTCCATTTACTTCTTTTACACCTTTTGCGACTTCTTCCATAACTCCATCTCTTCCGCCAGTAACCAATATATATCTTTTTCCAAGTTCTTTTCCTAATTTTTTGCAGATTTTTCTAAGATTTTCGTTTATGTTTCCAGAACTTCCAATAACAGCAACGTATTTCATTAATCAATTACCTCTCTTTCAAAAATGCGGGGAGAACTCCCCGCATCTTTATTTTCTTTCACCTCTTAAAACAGCCGCACATCTTGGACAAATGTCTGGATATTGGTCATCTTTACCAACGTCTTCATGATATTTCCAACACCTATTACATTTTTCTCCTTCAGCTTTTTGAATTGTTACGCTTACAAATTCTCCTTTGGTCTTCCCCTCTCCAAATTCTACCTTGGATACAATAAAAAATTCCTCGAGGATAGTTTTATATTTTTCTAAAATACCTTGGACTTCTTCGTTTAATCCTGAAAGAATAACTTTTGCATCGAGAGAGTGTCCAATAATACCATTATTTCTGGCATTTTCTAATGCTTTTAGAACATCATCTCTTATCAAAAGTAAAACATTAAATTCTTCAAGGAGTTTTTGGTCGATCCAATCTTTACGAATTTCTGGCCAATAATCAATATGAACTGTTTCATATTTTTTGATAGGACTTAATTGATACGCTTCTTCAGCAGTAAATACCAATATTGGTGCCAACATTTTGATTAAGGCTTCTAATATATAGTAAATTACTGTTTGGGCAGATCTTCTGTATATTGAATCTTTTGCTTCGACGTATAACCTATCTTTAATTATGTCTAAATAAGTTGCACTTAATTCAACAGTGCAGTATTTATTTAAAAGACTATACACTTTTGAATATTCAAAATTTTCGTAGTGTCTTGTTACTTGTTCAATTAATTGTTGAAGTCTACCAATTGCCCATTTGTCAAGTGGTAATAATTTTTCGTAAGGTACAATATTTTCCTCTTTAAAATCGTTTAAATTACCCAATAGGTATCTGAGTGTATTTCTTATTTTTTTGTAAGTTTCAACTTGTTGTTGAATAATGTTTTTCCCAACTCTTATATTATCAAAGAAATCTATACTTGCTACCCAGAGTCTTAAAATATCTGCTCCAAATTTGTCAACAATTTCATTCGGATCTATTACATTACCAAGAGATTTACTCATTTTTCTTCCTTGTTCGTCTTTTATGAATCCG from Thermosipho atlanticus DSM 15807 includes the following:
- a CDS encoding DMT family transporter; this encodes MKYIPLAIVTVLWGLSFIATKFVVGEISPLTAALFRFSIALLTLWFLPKQRKISLFNIHKILAGFWGITIYFAAENFALKLTSPTNAAMIVSTAPIWYVLFTQLVHKRRTRFIQYIASLIALIGVALVILNGRLFLKVNSLGDLIAFLAAFSWVFYTHHITKLDDHSSLTAIFEITFWGVLTLIPFSAFEYFYFKPILKFNFNSIFGLIYLGIFCSAIGYFLWNKSIQILGDRTTTNAVYIIPVITAVSESLIFKRIPTLLLISGIILVVIGLYVFEKYEERGEIHG
- a CDS encoding TIGR00725 family protein; the encoded protein is MKYVAVIGSSGNINENLRKICKKLGKELGKRYILVTGGRDGVMEEVAKGVKEVNGKIIGILPFDENGNKFNSLEIKTGLDYQMRSFILIKSADAVVSIGGEIGTAIDILIAYANKKPLILFKGTGGWTDRFQKVLLDGKFLDSRKLTEVKIANNINEVVNILKNVLGE